From Anopheles funestus chromosome 3RL, idAnoFuneDA-416_04, whole genome shotgun sequence, a single genomic window includes:
- the LOC125767727 gene encoding hexamerin-1.1-like: MKLIIVAVAISLAVLASGSYVPSTKYEPKYADKDFLFKQKFFFEVLRNIHLPLKYDEYLPYTKTWVSDESKYNDFAQVVEFFDWFKTGAFLEKGEIFTIYNELYLRQTYSLFTFLYNSADWDTYYKNLIWARDNINEGMFIYVIHLTVMHRSDLQGIVLPAIYEIYPYYFFNTDVIRSISYKKLYDPKFGFYGNGKYNVVYANYTASYPVDYYNNFYTEEYLNYYTEDIGLNSYYYYFMMDYPYFLGGDKFGLMKDRRGELYWYMHQMLLARYNLERMSNYMGTVKPLVWRFPLKTGYFSLLSYWNGVPFKSRDYNYMISDEFYYKLDWINSWEMKIRKIIEDGYYFMEDGSRINLRLPESIGFFGDLLNSNVDGVDASYIGFIEVFSRLLLSGNDYNAYKVWPSALMQFETSLRDPVFYQLYERFMDLYYYFKQFLPSYTYDELNFNGVIIKDVTFDKLTTFFDFFDSDVSNVLPMPSTDKYFDFAVFARQRRLNHKPFSYTMNVMSEYTGKAIIRMFLGPKFDRFFDLQYYKKYFFELDQYMVDFTSGKNTFVRNSRDFYWSVKDRTMYTDLYKKIMLGFNGQEKFALDMSEAHCGFPDRLILPKGWTSGMPMQFYFIITPYTTKTYEEGYLYDKTFSCGVGSGMRFYDSLPLGYPFDRVINFNYFYTKNMYFKDVFIYHNDEYKMNQTY; the protein is encoded by the exons ATGAAGCTCATCATCGTGGCGGTAGCGATCTCCCTGGCAGTTCTTGCCAGTGGATCTTACGTTCCAAGCACCAAATACGAACCGAAATACG CGGACAAGGACTTCCTGTTCAAGCAAAAGTTCTTCTTCGAAGTGCTGCGTAACATTCATCTGCCACTGAAGTATGACGAGTATCTCCCGTACACCAAGACCTGGGTATCCGATGAATCTAAGTACAAT GACTTTGCTCAAGTGGTTGAGTTCTTTGATTGGTTCAAGACTGGTGCCTTCCTAGAGAAGGGCGAGATCTTCACCATCTACAATGAGCTGTACCTGCGCCAGACCTACTCGCTGTTTACCTTCCTGTACAACAGTGCCGACTGGGACACCTACTACAAGAATCTTATCTGGGCTCGTGACAACATCAACGAGGGCATGTTCATCTACGTCATCCATCTGACTGTGATGCACCGCTCCGATCTGCAGGGCATCGTCCTGCCAGCCATCTATGAGATCTACCCGTACTACTTCTTCAACACTGATGTGATCCGCTCTATCAGCTACAAGAAACTGTACGATCCCAAGTTCGGATTCTACGGCAACGGCAAATACAACGTCGTGTACGCCAACTACACTGCTTCCTACCCGGTGGATTACTACAACAACTTCTACACCGAGGAGTACCTGAACTACTACACCGAGGATATTGGTCTGAActcctactactactacttcatGATGGACTATCCCTACTTCCTCGGTGGAGATAAGTTCGGACTGATGAAGGATCGTCGTGGAGAGCTGTACTGGTACATGCACCAGATGCTGCTCGCCCGTTACAACCTGGAGCGTATGTCTAACTACATGGGCACGGTCAAGCCGCTGGTGTGGCGTTTCCCGCTCAAGACCGGATACTTCTCGCTGCTCAGCTACTGGAACGGAGTGCCGTTCAAGAGCCGTGACTACAACTACATGATCAGCGACGAGTTCTACTACAAGCTGGACTGGATCAACAGCTGGGAGATGAAGATCCGCAAGATCATTGAGGATGGATACTATTTCATGGAGGATGGATCTCGTATCAACCTGCGCCTGccggaatcgatcggtttCTTCGGAGACCTGCTCAACTCCAACGTGGATGGTGTCGATGCCAGCTACATAGGATTCATTGAGGTGTTCTCCCGTCTGTTGCTATCTGGAAACGACTACAATGCCTATAAGGTGTGGCCATCCGCACTGATGCAGTTCGAGACCAGTCTGCGTGATCCGGTCTTCTATCAGCTGTACGAGCGCTTCATGGATCTGTACTACTACTTCAAGCAGTTCCTGCCTAGCTACACCTACGACGAACTCAACTTCAACGGTGTCATCATCAAGGATGTCACCTTTGACAAGCTGACGACCTTCTTTGACTTCTTCGATTCGGATGTATCCAACGTGCTGCCGATGCCTTCTACCGACAAGTACTTCGACTTCGCCGTCTTCGCTCGCCAGCGTCGTCTTAACCACAAGCCATTCAGCTACACCATGAACGTCATGTCGGAATACACCGGAAAGGCCATCATTCGTATGTTCCTTGGACCGAAGTTCGATCGCTTCTTCGACCTGCAGTACTACAAGAAGTACTTCTTCGAGCTCGATCAGTACATGGTCGACTTCACCTCTGGCAAGAACACCTTCGTCCGTAACTCGCGCGACTTCTACTGGAGCGTCAAGGACCGCACCATGTACACCGATCTCTACAAGAAGATTATGCTCGGCTTCAATGGACAGGAGAAGTTCGCTCTTGACATGTCCGAGGCGCACTGCGGATTCCCGGATCGTCTAATCTTGCCTAAGGGCTGGACCAGCGGTATGCCGATGCAGTTCTACTTCATCATCACGCCGTACACTACCAAGACTTACGAGGAAGGCTACTTATACGACAAGACCTTCTCGTGTGGCGTTGGATCTGGTATGCGCTTCTACGACAGCCTCCCGTTGGGCTATCCGTTCGATCGCGtcatcaacttcaactacTTCTACACCAAGAACATGTACTTCAAGGACGTGTTCATCTACCACAACGACGAGTACAAAATGAATCAGACTTACTAA